One genomic region from Rosa rugosa chromosome 1, drRosRugo1.1, whole genome shotgun sequence encodes:
- the LOC133724753 gene encoding uncharacterized protein LOC133724753: protein MEAVDEITVRLAASLGLAEAQKPADLQPPHGEGLCRSQTYLLIRDLCDLDSLPWVIIGDFNEILINGEKLSGPTCPERQMKGFREALGYAELIDLGFQGSKMTWWNYETQLRLDRAVATNSWSDIFGFARTEFEGVPMYTLTRKIVCTRQALESWQQNTFRMRQQQMFEVRSRLEFLMGEPVTESFTTEKKVLMTSLQSLLAQEEAFWKQRAKITWLQEGDRNSGFSHRKAANRKRKNSLLGLFNANGVWQEDDDGLERPSVTSEMNQKLCAPYSEEEVKIALFQMYPTKSPGPDGMPPLFFQHYWDSIGRDVIVAVQSFLHTGSLLKQINFTHICLIPKVKQPETMSDLRPIALCRLITDNTLVANEVAHYVHNKRERQDGYMALKLDLSKAYDRMEWAFLRKVLCVCSVRYSFLVRGKPRGYVIPSRGLRQGDPLSPYLFLLGAKGFSALLQQKQRLGLLPGIAICQGAPYVNHLLFANDSMLYAQASPAACFQIQNVIEVYGRASGQVVNFHKSSVVFSKNVGGSVQDSVANLLGVEIVESHERYLGLPTYVGRKKTATFEYIKERLAEKMKHWQGKLLSGAGKDILIRVVPTYAMSVFQLTKNFCKDLEQMCARSLSEFNLSMLAKQAWRVVSNPTSLVARLYKARYYPEGNFWTATTHASPSYSWRSIFATRDFIQTSSFWQISDGHMNEDKVRSIFIPEDAETIHSIPLSTRQHEDRLTWQLEKRASLLSPVVVVNQRVWKKIWYAKMPSSAKFLFFLWGIWKERNVRVWEKKDTAASVVALLSSTRLSSYQFHNSKLKRGIPTGRVLRWQPPPIGWLKLNFDGAYHGDDGRAAIGFLVRDSNGTFIQAVGKPVAHVRSAEHVELVVNNSSLLGRIYDDLNEDLELIPCMRIMHVRREANSATHLLAAHAIANGQDFFFSSVPSFIQNVIAADQPVLRAIAQ, encoded by the exons CTTATTAGGGATCTATGTGATTTAGATTCACTGCCTTGGGTGATTATTGGAGACTTCAACGAGATTCTGATTAATGGAGAAAAGTTGAGCGGTCCGACTTGTCCTGAAAGGCAAATGAAGGGCTTTAGGGAAGCTTTGGGGTATGCAGAACTGATTGATCTAGGGTTTCAAGGGTCCAAGATGACGTGGTGGAATTATGAAACACAGTTGAGGCTTGATAGAGCTGTTGCTACGAACTCCTGGAGCGATATTTTTGGTTTTGCTAGG ACTGAGTTTGAGGGGGTACCTATGTATACGCTTACTAGGAAGATTGTATGTACTAGACAAGCATTGGAATCTTGGCAGCAGAACACATTCAGAATGAGGCAGCAGCAGATGTTTGAGGTGCGGAGTAGACTTGAGTTTTTGATGGGGGAACCGGTTACTGAGTCTTTTACGACAGAAAAGAAGGTTCTGATGACTTCATTACAAAGTCTGTTGGCACAAGAAGAGGCATTTTGGAAGCAGCGGGCCAAGATAACTTGGCTACAGGAGGGTGATCGGAACTCGGGTTTTTCCCATAGGAAAGCTGCAAATAGGAAACGGAAGAATTCCTTGTTGGGTCTGTTCAATGCGAATGGAGTGTGGcaggaggatgatgatggtttGGAGAGG CCGAGTGTTACCTCTGAAATGAACCAGAAACTTTGTGCTCCGTACTCCGAGGAGGAGGTTAAGATTGCTCTATTCCAGATGTATCCGACCAAGTCACCGGGTCCTGATGGTATGCCTCCTCTGTTCTTCCAACATTATTGGGATTCTATTGGTAGGGATGTCATTGTTGCGGTTCAGAGCTTTCTGCATACTGGCTCTCTATTGAAACAGATAAACTTTACACATATATGTTTGATTCCAAAAGTGAAGCAACCGGAAACAATGAGTGATCTTAGGCCTATTGCACTTT GTAGGTTGATCACAGACAACACTTTGGTGGCCAATGAGGTGGCTCATTATGTTCATAATAAAAGAGAGCGTCAAGATGGGTATATGGCTCTCAAGCTGGATCTAAGTAAGGCTTACGATAGAATGGAATGGGCCTTCTTACGTAAAGTTTTG TGTGTGTGCTCTGTGAGGTATTCCTTTCTAGTCAGAGGCAAACCTAGAGGATATGTTATTCCTTCCCGTGGGTTGAGACAAGGGGATCCACTATCGCCATACTTATTCTTACTTGGGGCTAAAGGTTTCTCGGCTTTACTACAACAAAAGCAGCGCCTGGGTTTACTGCCTGGAATTGCTATATGTCAGGGTGCTCCATATGTAAATCATTTGCTTTTTGCAAATGATAGCATGCTTTATGCACAAGCTTCTCCAGCAGCTtgttttcaaattcaaaatgtcATTGAGGTATATGGCAGAGCTTCCGGGCAGGTTGTCAATTTTCATAAGAGCTCAGTTGTTTTCAGTAAGAATGTAGGAGGGTCTGTCCAAGATTCAGTGGCCAATTTGTTGGGAGTTGAGATAGTGGAGTCACATGAGCGTTATTTGGGATTACCGACCTATGTGGGTAGAAAGAAAACTGCTACTTTTGAGTATATCAAAGAGAGGCTGGCGGAAAAGATGAAGCATTGGCAAGGCAAATTACTCAGCGGAGCTGGTAAGGATATCTTGATCCGAGTGGTCCCAACTTATGCTATGAGTGTTTTTCAGCTTACGAAGAACTTTTGTAAGGATCTTGAGCAGATGTGTGCCAG AAGCCTTTCAGAATTTAATTTGTCCATGTTAGCAAAGCAAGCTTGGAGAGTGGTGTCCAATCCGACATCATTGGTAGCACGGTTATACAAAGCTCGCTACTATCCTGAAGGTAACTTTTGGACTGCTACTACTCATGCTTCGCCTTCCTACTCATGGCGTAGCATTTTTGCAACGAGGGATTTTATCCAGACGAGTTCTTTCTGGCAGATTAGTGATGGACATATG AATGAAGATAAGGTTCGTTCTATTTTTATTCCTGAAGATGCTGAGACTATTCACTCAATCCCATTAAGTACCAGGCAGCATGAAGATCGTTTAACCTGGCAATTGGAGAAAAGAG CATCTCTGTTATCTCCTGTTGTGGTGGTTAATCAAAGAGTTTGGAAAAAGATATGGTATGCCAAAATGCCAAGTTCAGCTAAA tttctattttttctatggGGTAtatggaaagaaagaaatgttcGGGTTTGGGAGAAGAAGGACACGGCGGCAAGTGTTGTAGCATTGCTCTCTTCTACTCGATTGAGTAGTTATCAGTTCCACAATTCTAAGTTGAAACGTGGTATTCCTACAGGTAGAGTTCTTCGATGGCAGCCTCCTCCTATAGGTTGgttgaaattgaactttgatGGGGCTTACCATGGAGATGATGGTAGGGCAGCTATAGGCTTTCTAGTACGGGACTCGAATGGTACGTTTATTCAAGCTGTTGGGAAGCCAGTAGCTCATGTGCGGTCTGCTGAACATGTTGAACTT GTGGTCAATAACTCCTCTCTGCTTGGAAGAATTTATGATGATCTAAATGAAGATCTAGAGCTCATTCCTTGTATGCGAATTATGCATGTTAGAAGGGAAGCCAATTCGGCGACCCACCTTTTGGCAGCTCATGCTATTGCTAATGGGCAggatttctttttctcttctgtaCCCTCTTTTATTCAAAATGTAATTGCTGCTGACCAGCCTGTACTCAGAGCAATTGCTCAATGA